One genomic segment of Pseudomonas chlororaphis subsp. aurantiaca includes these proteins:
- a CDS encoding MFS transporter: MPLALLALAVAAFGIGTTEFVIMGLLPDVARDLSVSIPHAGLLITGYALGVVFGAPILAVGTANMPRKATLLGMTLMFILGNVLCALAPNYATLMAARVITALCHGAFFGIGSVVAASLVAPNKRAQAIAMMFTGLTLANVLGVPLGTALGQYAGWRSTFWAVSVIGVIAAIAQWLWLPRHIAMDKANLASELKVLGKANVLLALGMSVLASTSLFSVFTYIAPILQDVTGVSPHGVTIMLLLFGVGLTAGSMLGGRLADSRLLPSLVAMALAVVLVLAAFSQTSHLLIPAAITLLLWGIFAFALCPILQLLIIDQAHEAPNLGSTLNQSAFNLGNAAGAWIGGLVVASGADLADLPWTGALVGGLTVLTALLFIHLQRRQAAAVNVSG; the protein is encoded by the coding sequence ATGCCACTCGCCTTGCTCGCACTGGCTGTTGCCGCCTTCGGCATCGGCACCACCGAATTCGTCATCATGGGCCTGCTGCCCGATGTCGCCCGCGACCTGTCCGTCAGTATTCCCCATGCGGGCCTGCTGATCACCGGTTACGCCCTGGGCGTGGTGTTCGGCGCGCCGATCCTCGCCGTCGGCACCGCCAACATGCCGCGCAAGGCTACGTTGCTGGGCATGACCCTGATGTTCATCCTCGGCAACGTGCTCTGCGCGCTGGCGCCGAACTACGCCACGCTGATGGCCGCGCGGGTGATCACCGCACTGTGCCATGGTGCGTTTTTCGGCATCGGCTCGGTGGTCGCCGCCAGCCTGGTGGCGCCGAACAAACGCGCCCAGGCGATCGCCATGATGTTCACCGGCCTGACCCTGGCCAACGTGCTTGGCGTGCCGCTGGGTACAGCGTTGGGGCAGTACGCCGGCTGGCGCTCGACCTTCTGGGCGGTGTCGGTGATCGGGGTGATCGCCGCCATTGCCCAATGGCTCTGGCTGCCCCGGCATATCGCCATGGACAAGGCCAACCTGGCCAGCGAGCTCAAGGTCCTGGGCAAGGCCAACGTGCTGCTGGCCCTGGGCATGAGCGTGCTGGCCTCCACCAGCCTGTTCAGCGTCTTCACCTATATCGCGCCGATCCTGCAGGACGTCACCGGCGTCAGCCCCCATGGCGTGACCATCATGTTGCTGCTGTTCGGCGTCGGCCTGACCGCCGGCAGCATGCTCGGCGGCCGCCTGGCCGACAGCCGCCTGCTGCCGTCGCTGGTGGCCATGGCGCTGGCTGTGGTGCTGGTGCTGGCTGCGTTCAGCCAGACCAGCCACCTGCTGATTCCGGCGGCGATCACTTTGCTGTTGTGGGGGATTTTCGCCTTCGCCCTGTGCCCGATCCTGCAACTGCTGATCATCGACCAGGCCCATGAGGCCCCCAACCTGGGCTCGACCCTGAACCAGAGCGCCTTCAACCTGGGCAACGCCGCCGGCGCCTGGATCGGCGGCCTGGTGGTCGCCAGCGGCGCCGACCTGGCCGACCTGCCGTGGACCGGAGCGCTGGTCGGCGGGCTGACGGTGCTGACCGCGCTGCTGTTCATTCACCTGCAACGCCGCCAGGCAGCCGCGGTCAATGTATCCGGCTGA
- a CDS encoding cation:proton antiporter: MLELVAAFICLTTLLTYVNFRFIGLPPTIGVMVTALLFSLLLQGLSFLGYPGLEEHVQQLIGQIDFGDLLMNWMLSFLLFAGALHVNLNDLRSYRWPIGLLATVGVLIATFVIGSLAYWIFGLFGWHVSFLYCLLFGALISPTDPIAVLGVLRTANASKPLKTTIVGESLFNDGTAVVVFTVLLGIAQLGETPTLGATALLFAHEAIGGVVFGGLIGYLVYLMIKSIEQHQIEVMLTLALVIGGSAMASELHVSAPIAMVVAGLIIGNLGRNLAMNDMTRRYLDGFWELLDDMLNALLFALIGMELLLLPFNWLHLLAACLLAVAIVLSRLLTVAPAIVLLRRWRSVPRGTIRVLTWGGLRGGVSVALALALPLGPERDLVLSITYIVVLSSILLQGLTIGKLVRHVTQDEPAVTQDAH, translated from the coding sequence ATGCTTGAACTCGTTGCCGCCTTCATCTGCCTGACCACCCTGCTCACCTACGTCAATTTCCGCTTCATCGGCCTGCCACCGACCATCGGTGTGATGGTCACCGCCCTGCTGTTTTCCCTGCTGCTGCAAGGCTTGAGCTTCCTCGGCTATCCCGGCCTGGAAGAGCATGTGCAACAGCTGATCGGCCAGATCGACTTCGGCGACCTGCTGATGAACTGGATGCTGTCGTTCCTGCTGTTCGCCGGCGCCTTGCACGTCAACCTCAACGACCTGCGCAGCTACCGCTGGCCCATCGGCCTGTTGGCCACGGTCGGCGTGCTGATCGCCACGTTCGTCATCGGCAGCCTGGCCTACTGGATCTTCGGCCTGTTCGGCTGGCACGTGAGCTTCCTCTATTGCCTGCTGTTCGGCGCCCTGATCTCGCCGACCGACCCGATCGCGGTGCTCGGCGTGCTGCGTACCGCCAACGCGTCCAAGCCACTGAAAACCACTATCGTCGGCGAATCGCTGTTCAACGACGGCACCGCGGTGGTGGTGTTCACCGTGTTGCTGGGGATCGCCCAGCTCGGCGAAACCCCGACCCTCGGCGCCACTGCCCTGCTGTTTGCCCATGAGGCCATCGGCGGCGTGGTGTTCGGCGGACTGATCGGCTACCTGGTGTACCTGATGATCAAGAGCATCGAGCAGCACCAGATCGAGGTGATGCTGACCCTGGCCCTGGTGATCGGCGGCTCGGCGATGGCCAGCGAACTGCACGTCTCGGCGCCGATCGCGATGGTGGTGGCGGGCCTGATCATCGGCAACCTGGGGCGCAACCTGGCGATGAACGACATGACCCGGCGTTACCTGGACGGCTTCTGGGAACTGCTCGACGACATGCTCAACGCCCTGCTGTTCGCCCTGATCGGCATGGAGCTGTTGCTGCTGCCGTTCAACTGGCTGCACTTGCTGGCCGCGTGCCTGCTGGCGGTGGCGATCGTACTGTCGCGCCTGCTCACCGTGGCCCCGGCCATCGTCCTGCTACGCCGCTGGCGCAGCGTGCCGCGCGGCACTATCCGGGTACTGACCTGGGGCGGCCTGCGCGGCGGGGTTTCAGTGGCGCTGGCCCTGGCCCTGCCATTGGGCCCGGAGCGCGACCTGGTACTGAGCATCACCTACATCGTGGTGCTGTCATCGATCCTCCTGCAGGGCCTGACCATCGGCAAGCTGGTACGCCATGTCACCCAGGATGAGCCAGCGGTCACCCAGGACGCTCACTGA
- a CDS encoding formate/nitrite transporter family protein, producing the protein MQTDGKTPGLSPEEQHDVDKNQPPRAAVLHEIIRTQGDKELERSVAALWWSALAAGLTMGLSLMGMGLLNSRLPDGEGFKVIASFGYCAGFLAVILARQQLFTENTLTAVLPVMSKPTLGNFARLCRLWGVVLVGNLCGTLLVAYVMLHLPIFDGKTDLAFLDIGRKVMENDAGQMFAKGIISGWMIATMVWMIPSMESAKMWIIILITYLMALGDFTHIVVGSVEVSYLVFAGELPWRDFWWVFAGPTLVGNIVGGSFIFALISHAQVRSESGLPKTTADPERVRDRSEKDQ; encoded by the coding sequence GTGCAGACAGACGGCAAGACCCCGGGCCTTTCTCCCGAAGAACAGCACGACGTAGACAAGAACCAGCCGCCCCGCGCGGCGGTCTTGCACGAGATCATCCGCACCCAGGGCGACAAGGAGCTGGAGCGCAGCGTCGCGGCGCTCTGGTGGTCGGCCCTGGCCGCCGGCCTGACCATGGGCCTGTCGCTGATGGGCATGGGCCTGCTCAACTCGCGCCTGCCCGACGGCGAAGGATTCAAGGTGATTGCCAGTTTCGGTTACTGCGCGGGCTTCCTGGCGGTGATCCTGGCGCGCCAGCAACTCTTCACCGAAAACACTCTGACGGCCGTGCTGCCGGTCATGAGCAAACCCACCCTGGGCAACTTCGCGCGCCTGTGTCGCCTGTGGGGCGTGGTCTTGGTGGGCAACCTGTGCGGCACGCTGCTGGTGGCCTACGTGATGCTGCACCTGCCGATTTTCGACGGCAAGACCGACCTGGCCTTCCTCGATATCGGGCGCAAGGTCATGGAGAACGATGCCGGGCAGATGTTCGCCAAGGGCATCATTTCCGGCTGGATGATCGCCACCATGGTCTGGATGATCCCGTCCATGGAGAGCGCCAAGATGTGGATCATCATCCTGATCACCTACCTGATGGCCCTGGGGGATTTCACCCATATCGTGGTCGGTTCGGTGGAGGTTTCGTACCTGGTGTTTGCCGGCGAATTGCCGTGGCGGGATTTCTGGTGGGTGTTCGCCGGGCCGACGTTGGTGGGGAACATCGTCGGCGGCAGTTTTATCTTCGCCCTGATCAGCCATGCCCAGGTGCGCAGTGAAAGTGGCCTGCCAAAAACGACTGCGGACCCCGAGCGGGTCCGCGATCGATCAGAAAAGGATCAGTGA
- a CDS encoding acyl-CoA thioesterase codes for MNFHTRKWVKPEDLNPNGTLFGGSLLRWIDEEAAIYAIVQLGNQRVVTKYISEINFVSASRQGDIIELGITATEFGRTSITLTCEVRNKITRKSILTVEKMVFVNLGEDGLPAPHGRTEIRYVKDQFKDDEPIG; via the coding sequence ATGAATTTCCACACCCGCAAATGGGTAAAACCCGAAGACCTCAACCCCAACGGCACGCTGTTCGGCGGTAGCCTGTTGCGCTGGATCGACGAAGAAGCGGCGATCTACGCCATCGTCCAGCTGGGCAACCAGCGCGTGGTCACCAAGTACATTTCCGAAATCAACTTCGTCAGCGCCTCGCGCCAGGGCGACATCATCGAGCTGGGCATCACCGCCACCGAATTCGGCCGCACCTCGATCACCCTGACCTGTGAAGTGCGCAACAAGATCACACGCAAAAGCATCCTCACCGTCGAGAAGATGGTTTTCGTCAACCTGGGCGAGGACGGCTTGCCGGCTCCCCACGGTCGTACCGAGATCAGGTACGTGAAAGACCAGTTCAAGGATGACGAGCCGATCGGCTGA
- the ahcY gene encoding adenosylhomocysteinase, whose protein sequence is MSAVITPADFTDYKVADMSLAAWGRRETIIAESEMPALMGLRRKYAAEQPLKGAKILGCIHMTIQTAVLIETLVALGAEVRWSSCNIFSTQDQAAASIAAAGIPVFAWKGETEQEYEWCLEQTILKDGKPWDANMILDDGGDLTELLHKKYPQVLDRVHGVTEETTTGVHRLLDMLAKGELKIPAINVNDSVTKSKNDNKYGCRHSLSDAIKRGTDHLLSGKQALVIGYGDVGKGSAQSLRQEGMIVKVSEVDPICAMQACMDGFELVSPFIDGINTGTEASIDKALLGKIDLIVTTTGNVNVCDANMLKALKKRAVVCNIGHFDNEIDTAFMRKNWAWEEVKPQVHKVHRTGPGAFDAQNDDYLILLAEGRLVNLGNATGHPSRIMDGSFANQVLAQIFLFGQKYADLSPAQKAERLTVEVLPKKLDEEVALEMVRGFGGVVTQLTKQQADYIGVTVEGPFKPHAYRY, encoded by the coding sequence ATGAGCGCTGTCATCACGCCTGCAGATTTTACCGACTACAAAGTCGCCGACATGTCCCTGGCCGCCTGGGGCCGTCGTGAAACCATCATCGCCGAATCGGAAATGCCGGCCCTGATGGGTCTGCGCCGCAAGTACGCCGCTGAACAACCGCTCAAGGGCGCGAAGATTCTCGGCTGCATCCACATGACCATCCAGACTGCCGTGCTCATCGAAACCCTGGTTGCCCTGGGTGCCGAAGTACGCTGGTCGTCCTGCAACATCTTCTCGACCCAGGACCAGGCCGCTGCCTCCATCGCCGCCGCCGGCATCCCGGTATTCGCCTGGAAAGGCGAGACCGAGCAAGAGTACGAGTGGTGCCTGGAGCAGACCATCCTCAAGGATGGCAAGCCTTGGGACGCCAACATGATCCTCGACGACGGCGGCGACCTGACCGAGCTGCTGCACAAGAAGTACCCGCAGGTGCTGGATCGCGTCCACGGCGTGACCGAGGAAACCACCACTGGCGTGCACCGCCTGCTGGACATGCTGGCCAAGGGCGAACTGAAGATCCCGGCCATCAACGTCAACGACTCGGTGACCAAGAGCAAGAACGATAACAAGTACGGCTGCCGTCACAGCCTGAGCGATGCGATCAAGCGCGGTACCGACCACCTGCTGTCCGGCAAGCAAGCGCTGGTCATCGGCTACGGTGACGTGGGCAAGGGCTCGGCCCAGTCCCTGCGTCAGGAAGGCATGATCGTCAAGGTTTCCGAAGTCGACCCGATCTGCGCCATGCAGGCCTGCATGGACGGTTTCGAACTGGTTTCGCCGTTCATCGACGGGATCAACACCGGCACCGAAGCGAGCATCGACAAGGCCCTGCTGGGCAAGATCGACCTGATCGTGACCACCACCGGTAACGTCAATGTTTGCGACGCAAACATGCTCAAGGCCCTGAAGAAGCGCGCCGTTGTCTGCAACATCGGTCACTTCGACAACGAAATCGACACCGCTTTCATGCGCAAGAACTGGGCATGGGAAGAAGTGAAGCCCCAGGTGCACAAGGTTCACCGCACCGGTCCGGGCGCTTTCGACGCCCAGAACGACGACTACCTGATCCTGCTGGCCGAAGGCCGCCTGGTGAACCTGGGCAACGCCACCGGTCACCCAAGCCGCATCATGGACGGTTCGTTCGCCAACCAGGTCCTGGCGCAGATCTTCCTGTTCGGCCAGAAGTACGCCGACCTGTCGCCAGCCCAGAAAGCCGAGCGCCTGACCGTTGAAGTACTGCCGAAGAAACTCGACGAAGAAGTGGCCCTGGAAATGGTCCGCGGCTTCGGTGGCGTGGTCACCCAACTGACCAAGCAACAGGCTGACTACATCGGCGTGACCGTCGAAGGCCCGTTCAAGCCGCACGCTTACCGGTACTAA
- the metF gene encoding methylenetetrahydrofolate reductase [NAD(P)H] → MSQDRRYSFEFFPTKTDAGHEKLLATARQLASYNPDFFSCTYGAGGSTRDRTMNTVLQLESEVKIPAAPHLSCVGDSKADLRGLLSQYKAAGINRIVALRGDLPSGMGMASGELRHANDLVSFIREETGDHFHIEVAAYPEMHPQARNFEDDLNNFVRKANAGANSAITQYFFNADSYFYFVERVQQMGVNIPIVPGIMPITNYSKLARFSDACGAEIPRWIRKQLEAYGDDSQSIQTFGEQVITEMCERLLQGGAPGLHFYTLNQAEPSLAVWNNLKLPR, encoded by the coding sequence ATGTCCCAAGACCGTCGCTACAGCTTCGAGTTCTTCCCGACCAAGACCGATGCTGGACATGAAAAACTGCTCGCCACTGCCCGCCAGCTGGCCAGCTACAACCCCGATTTCTTCTCCTGCACCTACGGTGCCGGTGGCTCGACCCGCGACCGCACGATGAACACCGTGCTGCAGCTCGAAAGCGAAGTGAAGATCCCGGCCGCGCCGCACCTGTCCTGCGTGGGCGACAGCAAGGCCGACCTGCGTGGCCTGCTGAGCCAGTACAAGGCCGCCGGCATCAACCGTATCGTTGCCCTGCGCGGCGACCTGCCTTCGGGCATGGGCATGGCCAGCGGCGAGCTGCGTCACGCCAACGACCTGGTGAGTTTCATTCGTGAAGAGACCGGCGATCACTTCCACATCGAAGTGGCGGCGTATCCGGAAATGCACCCACAGGCGCGCAATTTCGAAGACGACCTCAACAACTTCGTGCGCAAGGCCAACGCCGGCGCCAACAGTGCGATCACCCAGTACTTCTTCAACGCCGACAGTTATTTCTACTTCGTCGAACGCGTGCAACAAATGGGTGTGAACATCCCGATCGTGCCCGGCATCATGCCGATCACCAACTACAGCAAGCTGGCGCGTTTCTCCGACGCCTGCGGCGCGGAAATCCCGCGCTGGATCCGCAAGCAACTGGAAGCCTACGGCGACGACAGCCAAAGCATTCAGACGTTCGGCGAACAGGTCATCACCGAAATGTGTGAACGTTTGTTGCAAGGCGGGGCGCCAGGGCTGCATTTCTATACCCTGAACCAAGCCGAGCCAAGCCTGGCCGTCTGGAACAACCTGAAGCTACCGCGTTAA
- a CDS encoding substrate-binding periplasmic protein, with translation MPLIAQLLTAFICACLSLAAHGEKLRIVTEPWAPYVYEEQGKARGLDYETTAIVFQRLGIEVEWQFLPWKRCLAMLEQGQADGALDIFHSNERESSLLYPSEPLSDVEFVMFYANARPFPFRTLEDLRGLTVGTSPGYLYSQDFRESTLFKHEPAPTHEANFGKLLRGRIDLLITDRRVGQHLLDQLNIRQQITENPVVISRQSQFLAVRRNAGMDLLVQRFGAELKRFKREPAYAELSARYGAAPAIADPSAMPPGTPLKTVEQQERSAR, from the coding sequence ATGCCCCTCATCGCCCAGCTGCTGACAGCCTTTATCTGCGCTTGCCTGAGCCTCGCCGCCCATGGCGAGAAGCTGCGCATTGTCACCGAGCCCTGGGCCCCTTATGTCTATGAGGAACAGGGCAAGGCCCGGGGGCTGGATTACGAAACCACGGCCATTGTCTTCCAGCGCCTGGGGATCGAAGTCGAATGGCAGTTCCTGCCCTGGAAACGTTGCCTGGCCATGCTCGAACAGGGCCAGGCCGACGGTGCCCTGGACATCTTTCACAGCAACGAACGCGAAAGCAGCCTGCTCTACCCCAGCGAGCCGCTGTCGGACGTCGAGTTCGTGATGTTCTATGCCAACGCCCGGCCCTTTCCGTTCCGCACCCTGGAAGACTTGCGCGGGCTGACCGTGGGCACCTCCCCCGGCTATCTGTACAGCCAGGACTTCAGGGAATCCACGCTGTTCAAGCACGAGCCGGCGCCGACCCACGAGGCCAACTTCGGCAAGCTGCTGCGCGGCCGCATCGACCTGCTGATCACCGATCGGCGGGTCGGCCAGCATCTGCTCGACCAACTGAACATTCGCCAGCAGATCACCGAGAACCCCGTAGTCATCAGCCGCCAGAGCCAGTTTCTGGCGGTACGGCGCAATGCCGGCATGGACTTGCTGGTGCAGCGTTTCGGCGCCGAACTCAAGCGCTTCAAGCGCGAGCCGGCCTACGCCGAACTGAGCGCCCGCTACGGCGCGGCCCCGGCCATCGCCGACCCAAGCGCAATGCCGCCCGGCACACCGCTGAAAACCGTTGAGCAGCAGGAACGCAGCGCACGCTGA
- a CDS encoding DEAD/DEAH box helicase — protein MSFASLGLSEALVGAIEAAGYTQPTPVQQRAIPAVLQGRDLMVAAQTGTGKTGGFALPILERLFPNGHPDKSQRHGPRQPRVLVLTPTRELAAQVHESFKVYARDLKFVSACIFGGVGMNPQVQAMARGVDVLVACPGRLLDLAGQGSVDLSHVEILVLDEADRMLDMGFVHDVKKVLARLPAKRQNLLFSATFSKDITDLAGKLLHNPERIEVTPPNTTVERIEQRVFRLAASHKRALLAHLITAGAWEQVLVFTRTKHGANRLAEYLDKHGLTAVAIHGNKSQNARTKALADFKAGEVRILVATDIAARGLDIDQLPHVVNFELPNVDEDYVHRIGRTGRAGRSGEAISLVAPDEEKLLKSIERMTKQKIPDGDLMGFDASAVEAEKPEVRERPDVRNPRNSRGPRGDGPNGGGGGGGRKDKGKDKGKEKPTARGDRPAREQKPREGTPAREQRQPTPRADRAPDEFLDDDVDNFGNRADYVSPYQNKNNQSGRGRRPGAPGQGAANSNAPRGGQGRSGGPRNSSGASTGTPPAKRNGPRSGAPRDGQARREESRNRRPARDDQARQEPAVQNPRGNQPKIMHKESKADRFPTPEQLDQLPSRPRGEKPALLTRNR, from the coding sequence ATGTCCTTTGCTTCCCTCGGTCTCTCCGAGGCTTTAGTCGGCGCCATCGAAGCCGCCGGCTACACCCAGCCTACTCCGGTGCAACAGCGGGCCATTCCCGCCGTGTTGCAAGGTCGCGACCTGATGGTCGCGGCACAGACAGGTACTGGTAAAACCGGCGGTTTCGCCCTTCCGATCCTGGAACGGTTGTTTCCCAACGGTCACCCGGACAAATCCCAGCGTCACGGCCCGCGCCAACCGCGCGTCCTGGTCCTGACCCCAACCCGCGAACTGGCCGCGCAAGTGCACGAGAGCTTCAAGGTCTATGCCCGCGACCTGAAGTTCGTCAGTGCCTGCATCTTCGGCGGCGTCGGCATGAACCCACAGGTTCAGGCCATGGCCCGCGGCGTCGACGTGCTGGTGGCCTGCCCCGGCCGCCTGCTCGACCTGGCCGGCCAGGGCAGCGTCGACCTGTCCCACGTGGAAATCCTCGTGCTCGACGAAGCCGACCGCATGCTCGACATGGGCTTCGTCCATGACGTGAAGAAAGTCCTCGCGCGCCTGCCCGCCAAGCGCCAGAACCTGCTGTTCTCCGCGACCTTCTCCAAGGACATCACGGACCTGGCCGGCAAGCTGCTGCACAACCCCGAGCGCATCGAAGTCACGCCGCCGAACACCACGGTCGAGCGTATCGAGCAACGGGTGTTCCGCCTGGCCGCCAGCCACAAGCGTGCCTTGCTGGCCCACCTGATCACCGCCGGCGCCTGGGAACAGGTGCTGGTCTTCACCCGTACCAAGCACGGCGCCAACCGCCTGGCCGAGTACCTGGACAAGCACGGCCTGACCGCCGTCGCCATTCACGGCAACAAGAGCCAGAACGCCCGCACCAAGGCCCTGGCCGACTTCAAGGCCGGTGAAGTGCGGATCCTGGTCGCCACCGACATCGCCGCCCGCGGCCTGGACATCGACCAGTTGCCACACGTGGTCAACTTCGAACTGCCGAACGTTGACGAAGACTACGTGCACCGTATCGGCCGTACCGGCCGTGCCGGTCGTTCGGGCGAAGCGATCTCGCTGGTCGCGCCGGACGAAGAGAAGCTGCTCAAGAGCATCGAGCGCATGACCAAGCAGAAGATCCCCGACGGCGATCTGATGGGCTTCGACGCCAGCGCCGTGGAAGCCGAGAAACCGGAAGTGCGCGAGCGTCCGGACGTGCGTAACCCGCGCAACTCCCGTGGCCCGCGTGGCGACGGTCCGAACGGCGGCGGTGGTGGCGGCGGCCGTAAAGACAAAGGCAAGGACAAGGGCAAGGAAAAACCGACCGCTCGCGGCGACCGCCCGGCCCGTGAGCAGAAGCCTCGCGAAGGCACCCCGGCCCGCGAACAGCGCCAGCCGACGCCACGCGCCGACCGTGCCCCGGACGAGTTCCTGGACGACGACGTGGACAACTTCGGCAATCGCGCTGACTACGTCAGCCCGTACCAGAACAAGAACAACCAGTCGGGCCGCGGCCGCCGTCCAGGCGCGCCAGGCCAGGGCGCAGCCAACAGCAATGCGCCACGCGGCGGCCAGGGTCGCTCCGGCGGTCCGCGCAACAGCAGCGGCGCCAGCACCGGCACCCCGCCTGCCAAGCGCAACGGCCCACGCAGCGGCGCTCCACGCGACGGCCAGGCCCGTCGCGAAGAGTCGCGCAATCGTCGTCCGGCCCGTGACGACCAGGCACGTCAGGAGCCGGCGGTGCAGAACCCGCGTGGCAACCAGCCGAAGATCATGCACAAGGAATCGAAAGCCGACCGCTTCCCGACACCCGAGCAGCTCGATCAACTGCCAAGCCGTCCACGTGGCGAGAAACCAGCCTTGCTGACCCGCAATCGCTGA
- a CDS encoding YceI family protein — translation MLKKTLAALAIGSALLSAGQAMAADYVIDKEGQHAFVDFKISHLGYSFITGTFKDLDGKFSFDAAKPEDAKIEVNVRTASVFTNHAERDKHIASKDFLDVGKFADAKFVSTSVKPTGKNADGKQTADVTGDLTLHGVTKPVVVKATFLGEGKDPWGGYRAGFEGTTSINRQDFGKMMDLGPASNNVDLYITFEGVKAK, via the coding sequence ATGTTGAAAAAGACTCTCGCCGCTCTGGCAATCGGTTCTGCTCTGTTGTCTGCCGGTCAGGCGATGGCCGCTGATTACGTGATCGACAAGGAAGGCCAGCACGCCTTCGTCGACTTCAAGATCAGCCACCTGGGCTACAGCTTCATCACCGGTACCTTCAAGGACCTGGACGGTAAATTCAGCTTCGACGCGGCCAAGCCTGAAGACGCCAAGATCGAAGTCAATGTGCGCACCGCCAGCGTGTTCACCAACCACGCCGAGCGCGACAAGCACATCGCCAGCAAAGACTTCCTGGACGTGGGCAAGTTCGCTGACGCCAAGTTCGTCTCCACCAGCGTCAAGCCAACCGGCAAGAACGCCGATGGCAAGCAGACTGCCGACGTGACCGGTGACCTGACCCTGCACGGCGTAACCAAGCCGGTCGTGGTCAAGGCGACCTTCCTGGGTGAAGGCAAGGACCCATGGGGCGGCTACCGTGCCGGCTTCGAAGGTACCACCAGCATCAATCGCCAGGATTTCGGCAAGATGATGGACCTGGGCCCGGCCTCCAACAATGTCGACCTGTACATCACCTTCGAAGGTGTGAAAGCGAAGTAA
- a CDS encoding cytochrome b, producing the protein MQLRNSSSRYGWISIFLHWSVALAVFGLFALGLWMVGLDYYSAWRKDAPDLHKSIGLTLFAVMLLRVLWRFVSPPPPAPANHGRLTRLGATFGHAFLYLSLFAVMIAGYLISTADGVGIPVFGLFEIPALVSGLPDQADVAGEVHLYLAWALVIFAGVHALAALKHHFIDRDATLARMLGRKA; encoded by the coding sequence ATGCAGCTACGTAACTCTTCTTCCCGCTACGGCTGGATAAGCATTTTCCTGCACTGGAGTGTGGCGCTGGCAGTCTTTGGATTGTTCGCCCTGGGCCTGTGGATGGTCGGCCTGGATTACTACAGTGCCTGGCGCAAAGATGCGCCGGACCTGCACAAGAGCATTGGCTTGACGCTGTTCGCGGTCATGCTGCTGCGGGTGCTGTGGCGCTTTGTCAGCCCGCCGCCACCGGCACCGGCCAACCATGGTCGCCTGACGCGCCTGGGCGCCACCTTCGGCCATGCCTTCCTGTATCTCAGTCTGTTCGCTGTGATGATTGCCGGTTACCTGATTTCAACCGCAGACGGTGTCGGGATTCCGGTGTTTGGCTTGTTTGAAATTCCCGCCCTGGTTTCCGGACTACCGGACCAGGCGGATGTGGCCGGCGAGGTGCATCTGTACCTGGCCTGGGCTCTGGTGATCTTTGCCGGAGTGCATGCTCTGGCGGCTTTGAAACACCACTTTATCGATCGTGACGCGACCCTGGCTCGAATGCTGGGACGCAAAGCCTGA